Genomic segment of Caproiciproducens sp. NJN-50:
CAACCGCAGACGAAGACGGATGCGCACGATGGGAAAAGATACTGAGTCTATCCGCGCCGCTCAATGGCACGTTACAGGCCCGCAGAGACGCAATCAGGGCAAAGATCATAACAAAGCCTCCAATCAATCTCATGGTATTAAAATCCATTGTTGAGGCTTACATGGGCCTTGAAGTTGATGTATCGCTCGATGGGTATCAGGTACACATTAAGTACCGCGGCGAGTCCAGAATTGCCGACCTCAATCCTCTGTACGCTACCATGTGGAAAACGATACCGGCTAACATGCTGGTGGATATTGCTTATCTCTATACGATATGGGATGAACTGGATGCGCAAAGCCTGACATTTGACGAGCTGGACGCTAAAAATTTGACTATGAATGCTTTTGAGAAAGGAGAGTGGATTTCGTGAACGCAATCACTGAATTTTTAGGGACGGACGGAGCGACACGGGCGAATTTCAATAGCCGAATCTCAGAAATGAACACTGCGTGCGTCC
This window contains:
- a CDS encoding putative phage tail protein, with protein sequence MFYDEQSNYLNQLPERLQGIVEVNAIAGSVDFEIDKLSAAVKKAVNNKFPSTADEDGCARWEKILSLSAPLNGTLQARRDAIRAKIITKPPINLMVLKSIVEAYMGLEVDVSLDGYQVHIKYRGESRIADLNPLYATMWKTIPANMLVDIAYLYTIWDELDAQSLTFDELDAKNLTMNAFEKGEWIS